The proteins below are encoded in one region of Oncorhynchus gorbuscha isolate QuinsamMale2020 ecotype Even-year linkage group LG01, OgorEven_v1.0, whole genome shotgun sequence:
- the gpm6bb gene encoding glycoprotein M6Bb isoform X1 has protein sequence METTSEENQEQSQEKKGCFECCIKCLGGVPYASLVATILCFSGVALFCGCGHVALTGTISILENHFSKITSDHAMLTDVIQLMQYVIYGIASFFFLYGIILLAEGFYTTSAVKELHSEFKTTICGRCISGMFVFLTYILGIAWLGVFGFSAVPVFLFYNMWSTCAAMRSPVSNFTNVDSICVDVRQYGIIPWNATPGKACGSTLGDICNTSEFYLSYHLYIVACAGAGATVIALIHFLMILSANWAYLKDASHMHAYQDIKMKEEQELHDITSRSKECLNSYT, from the exons GTTGCTTTGAGTGCTGCATCAAGTGTTTAGGTGGGGTGCCGTATGCGTCCCTGGTGGCTACGATCCTGTGTTTCTCTGGCGTGGCCCTGTTCTGTGGCTGTGGCCATGTGGCCCTCACCGGCACCATCAGCATCCTGGAGAACCACTTCTCCAAGATCACCTCTGACCACGCCATGCTGACCGACGT AATACAGCTGATGCAGTATGTCATCTATGGCATcgcctccttcttcttcctctatgGGATCATCCTGCTGGCCGAGGGCTTCTACACCACCAGCGCTGTCAAGGAGCTGCACAGCGAGTTCAAGACCACCATTTGCGGGCGCTGTATTAGTGGGATG tttGTGTTCCTGACCTACATCCTGGGTATTGCCTGGCTGGGAGTGTTTGGTTTCTCCGCCGTGCCCGTCTTCCTCTTCTACAACATGTGGTCCACCTGTGCCGCCATGAGGTCACCAGTCTCCAACTTCACCAACGTGGACTCTATATGCGTGGACGTCCGTCAGTACG GTATCATCCCATGGAACGCTACACCAGGCAAGGCTTGTGGGTCCACACTAGGAGACATCTGTAATACTAGTGAG TTCTACCTGTCCTACCACCTGTACATTGTAGCATGCGCTGGAGCCGGGGCCACCGTCATTGCTCTG ATCCACTTCCTCATGATTCTCTCAGCAAACTGGGCCTACCTAAAGGACGCCAGTCACATGCATGCCTACCAAGACATCAAAATGAAGGAAGAGCAGGAGCTGCACGACATCACGTCTCGCTCAAAGGAATGTCTCAATTCCTACACATAA
- the gpm6bb gene encoding glycoprotein M6Bb isoform X2, which produces MGCFECCIKCLGGVPYASLVATILCFSGVALFCGCGHVALTGTISILENHFSKITSDHAMLTDVIQLMQYVIYGIASFFFLYGIILLAEGFYTTSAVKELHSEFKTTICGRCISGMFVFLTYILGIAWLGVFGFSAVPVFLFYNMWSTCAAMRSPVSNFTNVDSICVDVRQYGIIPWNATPGKACGSTLGDICNTSEFYLSYHLYIVACAGAGATVIALIHFLMILSANWAYLKDASHMHAYQDIKMKEEQELHDITSRSKECLNSYT; this is translated from the exons GTTGCTTTGAGTGCTGCATCAAGTGTTTAGGTGGGGTGCCGTATGCGTCCCTGGTGGCTACGATCCTGTGTTTCTCTGGCGTGGCCCTGTTCTGTGGCTGTGGCCATGTGGCCCTCACCGGCACCATCAGCATCCTGGAGAACCACTTCTCCAAGATCACCTCTGACCACGCCATGCTGACCGACGT AATACAGCTGATGCAGTATGTCATCTATGGCATcgcctccttcttcttcctctatgGGATCATCCTGCTGGCCGAGGGCTTCTACACCACCAGCGCTGTCAAGGAGCTGCACAGCGAGTTCAAGACCACCATTTGCGGGCGCTGTATTAGTGGGATG tttGTGTTCCTGACCTACATCCTGGGTATTGCCTGGCTGGGAGTGTTTGGTTTCTCCGCCGTGCCCGTCTTCCTCTTCTACAACATGTGGTCCACCTGTGCCGCCATGAGGTCACCAGTCTCCAACTTCACCAACGTGGACTCTATATGCGTGGACGTCCGTCAGTACG GTATCATCCCATGGAACGCTACACCAGGCAAGGCTTGTGGGTCCACACTAGGAGACATCTGTAATACTAGTGAG TTCTACCTGTCCTACCACCTGTACATTGTAGCATGCGCTGGAGCCGGGGCCACCGTCATTGCTCTG ATCCACTTCCTCATGATTCTCTCAGCAAACTGGGCCTACCTAAAGGACGCCAGTCACATGCATGCCTACCAAGACATCAAAATGAAGGAAGAGCAGGAGCTGCACGACATCACGTCTCGCTCAAAGGAATGTCTCAATTCCTACACATAA
- the gpm6bb gene encoding glycoprotein M6Bb isoform X3 codes for METTSEENQEQSQEKKGCFECCIKCLGGVPYASLVATILCFSGVALFCGCGHVALTGTISILENHFSKITSDHAMLTDVIQLMQYVIYGIASFFFLYGIILLAEGFYTTSAVKELHSEFKTTICGRCISGMFVFLTYILGIAWLGVFGFSAVPVFLFYNMWSTCAAMRSPVSNFTNVDSICVDVRQYGIIPWNATPGKACGSTLGDICNTSEFYLSYHLYIVACAGAGATVIALLIYMMATTYNFAVLKFKSREDCCTKF; via the exons GTTGCTTTGAGTGCTGCATCAAGTGTTTAGGTGGGGTGCCGTATGCGTCCCTGGTGGCTACGATCCTGTGTTTCTCTGGCGTGGCCCTGTTCTGTGGCTGTGGCCATGTGGCCCTCACCGGCACCATCAGCATCCTGGAGAACCACTTCTCCAAGATCACCTCTGACCACGCCATGCTGACCGACGT AATACAGCTGATGCAGTATGTCATCTATGGCATcgcctccttcttcttcctctatgGGATCATCCTGCTGGCCGAGGGCTTCTACACCACCAGCGCTGTCAAGGAGCTGCACAGCGAGTTCAAGACCACCATTTGCGGGCGCTGTATTAGTGGGATG tttGTGTTCCTGACCTACATCCTGGGTATTGCCTGGCTGGGAGTGTTTGGTTTCTCCGCCGTGCCCGTCTTCCTCTTCTACAACATGTGGTCCACCTGTGCCGCCATGAGGTCACCAGTCTCCAACTTCACCAACGTGGACTCTATATGCGTGGACGTCCGTCAGTACG GTATCATCCCATGGAACGCTACACCAGGCAAGGCTTGTGGGTCCACACTAGGAGACATCTGTAATACTAGTGAG TTCTACCTGTCCTACCACCTGTACATTGTAGCATGCGCTGGAGCCGGGGCCACCGTCATTGCTCTG ctgatctacatgatggcTACCACTTATAACTTTGCCGTTTTGAAGTTTAAGAGTCGAGAAGACTGCTGCACTAAGTTTTAA